The Raphanus sativus cultivar WK10039 unplaced genomic scaffold, ASM80110v3 Scaffold1696, whole genome shotgun sequence genome has a segment encoding these proteins:
- the LOC130504603 gene encoding uncharacterized protein LOC130504603 produces LQKVTGGGGGDQLDVAVSGYARFRKNMRKETKKLLGSLKSIDGGTSSYDHDDEHLVAVIDAMRRVVSVSVVVLKSLLEFLSGRQSNIKSKLASVLKKKKKCNLEDATNELETLDFAIRGDSCSRDDLQEKLEEAEMSIGGFEKILEGLFRKLIRTRTSLLNIISH; encoded by the coding sequence cttcagAAAGtaaccggaggaggaggaggagaccaACTCGACGTTGCTGTCTCTGGCTATGCCAGATTTAGAAAGAACATGAGGAAAGAAActaagaagcttcttgggtcCTTGAAGTCCATCGATGGAGGGACAAGTTCATATGATCATGACGATGAACATCTTGTGGCGGTTATAGATGCGATGAGACGAGTGGTTTCTGTTAGTGTCGTAGTGTTGAAGTCTTTGTTGGAGTTCTTGTCCGGACGACAAAGTAACATAAAGAGCAAGTTGGCTTCGGtactaaagaagaagaagaagtgtaaTCTTGAGGATGCCACGAACGAGTTGGAGACATTGGATTTCGCGATTAGGGGAGATTCATGCTCTCGTGATGATCTACAAGAGAAGCTTGAGGAGGCTGAGATGAGCATTGGCGGGTTCGAGAAAATTTTAGAAGGGTTGTTTCGAAAGTTGATAAGAACAAGAACCTCGCTTCTCAACATAATCTCTCATTAG